The Anguilla anguilla isolate fAngAng1 chromosome 4, fAngAng1.pri, whole genome shotgun sequence genome has a window encoding:
- the LOC118225016 gene encoding uncharacterized protein LOC118225016: MKEGQYPQKPYPTGNRNGKMNPLYSAWEVSDEVDDLCDENEFYQEGTFVSKQKCESLDERNIVVSCHLLAQTASVVEELGQVAEEHKGGDLPEKILLPIRSSNKALKEHKNKQLDISSTQNFLKPDLSACKQCSGPNIHPTSHANSRVKSLIPLAQRVFSAACAEPRKEMAFGKNQEISKQAHHLVSAGSMLWPHKTPGLKTRACGKLLDLCPKSAATRGKQRARSHSGYVSVDEAGPVSLRSASLVLGREGVQARNICASWQKEFETTYHRFRDCGSGSGGYSLRLCHADYRQPIYSGVTQGRILPSTHLYLWETVSRGSSQQARSQFRPFMWKSEGDERGATGPSGHPADSQPDSQAARPKDIRWQSMRQQNPEPPQTEQWQDQDFTLKHILQVLQCR; encoded by the exons ATGAAGGAGGGGCAGTATCCACAAAAGCCTTACCCAACAGGAAACag AAATGGCAAAATGAACCCTCTCTACAGTGCTTGGGAGGTATCTGATGAAGTTGATGATCTTTGTG ATGAGAACGAATTTTACCAAGAGGGTACCTTTgtatctaaacagaaatgcgaAAGTCTGGATGAAAGGAATATTGTGGTATCATGTCATTTGCTGGCCCAAACGGCATCTGTCGTTGAAGAGCTGGGCCAAGTTGCTGAGGAACATAAAGGTGGGGATTTGCCTGAGAAGATTCTCCTTCCGATCAGGTCATCTAACAAGGCTTTAAAAGAACACAAGAACAAGCAGCTTGATATATCCAGCACTCAAAATTTTCTCAAGCCAGATCTGTCCGCTTGTAAACAATGCTCTGGCCCAAATATCCACCCGACGTCTCATGCTAATTCAAGAGTGAAAAGCCTGATACCACTGGCCCAGAGAGTCTTCTCTGCTGCATGTGCCGAGCCAAGAAAGGAAATGGCCTTTGGGAAAAATCAGGAAATCTCAAAACAGGCACACCACCTGGTCTCAGCTGGCAGCATGCTTTGGCCACACAAAACACCAGGTCTCAAGACCAGGGCATGTGGCAAGTTGCTGGACCTGTGCCCCAAGAGTGCTGCCACCAGGGGGAAGCAGAGGGCGAGGTCGCACAGTGGCTATGTGTCTGTTGATGAAGCTGGACCGGTCAGTCTCAGGTCGGCAAGCCTGGTTCTGGGTCGTGAAGGAGTGCAGGCACGGAATATTTGTGCGAGCTGGCAGAAGGAATTCGAGACGACCTATCACCGGTTCCGAGACTGTGGTTCGGGATCGGGGGGGTACAGCTTGAGGCTGTGCCACGCTGATTACAGACAGCCCATCTACAGTGGGGTCACCCAAGGCCGCATTCTACCCAGCACACACCTCTATCTCTGGGAAACGGTCAGCAGAGGTTCCAGCCAGCAGGCTCGTTCTCAGTTCAGACCGTTCATGTGGAAGAGTGAAGGAGATGAAAGAGGAGCGACAGGACCTTCAGGACACCCTGCTGACAGTCAGCCAGACAGCCAGGCAGCTCGGCCCAAG GACATAAGGTGGCAATCAATGCGACAGCAGAATCCTGAGCCCCCACAGACTGAGCAATGGCAGGATCAGGACTTCACGCTGAAACATATTCTGCAGGTCCTACAATGCAGATGA